TGTCGAACGAAGTCAAGAACGGCGTGCCCGCGGGCATTGCCGACGGCGGTTCCTACTGGCATTCGGATTTCGCCTTTCGCGAATGTCCCGCCAAGGCCACCATCCTGAACGCGCAGACCATTCCGCCCGAAGGCGGCAATACGCTGTTCATCAACATGTACCGCGCCTACGACACGCTGGACGATGCGATCAAGGCGCAGCTGGACGGATTGAAGGCCGTGCATCGGTATCGCCCGCGCAGCAGCCGCGCCGACGAGGGCACCCGCGTGGTGATGGATGCGACGCAATTGGCGGAGACACCGGACGTGGAACATCCCATCGCGTGCACCCACCCGGAGACGGGGATGAAAGCGCTGTACGTGCATCCCGGCATGACCGCCGAGGTGGCGGGGTGGGGCGCAGAGGACAGCCGGGAGCTGCTGGAACGCCTGTTCGCGCATTGCACCCAGCCGGAATCCCAGTACGCGCTGCAGTGGTCGCCGGGCGATGTCGTGATGTGGGACAACCGCTGCGTGATGCACAAGGCGACCACGCGGGAGCTGCCGGCCAGCCTGCGGCGGACGATCTATCGGACCACGGTCATGGGCGAGCGTCCGGTATAGGCCATGACGCGTCCCGCCCGCGCCGATCCCTGCCAGGCCATCGGCGAGACCAGGATCGAGAGCATGGCGCTGGACGGCGGCGGTCGCATCGCGCCGGCGCGCGTGGCCTGGCGCCGCTACGGGCCCGAGCCGGCGCAGGCCCGCGCCGTCGTGCTGCTGCTGCACGGCATCTCCGGCAGCCAGCAGGCGCTCGCGCCTGTCAGCGGGGAAGTCCATCCTGATGCGGGATGGGCATCCGGGTGGCTGGGGCCCGGCGCCGCGCTGGATACGCGCCATACCTGCGTGCTGGCGCCCAATGCGTTGGGCTCGTGTTTTGGCAGCAGCGCGCCGGATGCGGAATTGCCCGCCTCGTTTCCCGACTTCACCATCACCGACAGCGTGCGCCTGCAGGGGCTGTGGTTGCGCGCGCTGGGCGTTGCGCGGCTGGATGCGGTGGTGGGCTATTCCTACGGCGGCTATCAGGCGTTCCAGTGGGCGCTCGATCCGCCCGTGCCACTCGGGCGGGCGCTGGCGCTGGCGTCCGGGCCGCGCGGCGGCGGCAGTTGGAGCGACGTGATCGCGTTGCGGCGCCTGGCCGCCGCGCGGCGGGCCGGCGATGCCTTGGCGCAAGAGCAGTGGGTCGCGGCGCGGCGGGACGCCTTGATGCGCTATGGCCGGGGCCTGTGGTTGGCCGATGCCGGCGCGCCCGAGCCCGGGCAGGCGCTGGACGCCGAGGCGCGCGCCTGGGCGGCGCGCTTTTCGCCCTGGTCGATGGCCGCCTTGCGGGCGGCAGCCTGCCGCCATGACGTCCGCCACGCGCTCGCGTCCTTGCGCGCGCCGTTGTACTGGCTGCGCTGCGCGTCGGACCTGCTGTTTCCGCCCGGCGATGAAACCGCCTTGCCGCCCTGCGTGCATCCCATGACGGTGGCCGGACGCTATGGCCATGCCTCGCCCGCGCTGGAAGGGCCGCTGTGGGATGTCTGCCTGCGCCGGGCACTGGCCTGAATGCGGCGGAGCTGGCCGCTGTCGGCGCCAGGCCGCGGACGAAAAAAAACTGCCCGCATGCGCGGGCAGTTCTTCCTGGGCGATCAGCCGATCCTTACTGGATCTTGGCCTTTTCGCGCAGGTCCTTCTGGTAGTCGGCCAGGGTTTGCTGGCGCAGCATTTCCTCGATCTGCGGGCGCACCTGATCCAGCGGCGGGAACTGCACCGGGCGGGTGTCGTCGACCTGGATGATGTGCCAGCCGAACTGCGTCTGGACGGGCTTGTCGACCAGTTGGCCCTTCTTCAGCTGCGTGACGGCCTGAGCGAAAGGCTGCACGTAGTTGGTCGGGGGAGCCCAACCCAGGTCGCCACCCTTTTCGGCGCTGCCGGGATCCTTGGAGTTCTTCTTGGCCAGATCGTCGAACTTGCCCTTGTTGCCCTTCAGTTGGGTCAGCAGGTCGTTGGCGGTCTTTTCGTCTTCAACCAGGATGTGGCGGACCTTGTACTCCATCTTGCCCGCTTGTTCCTTCTTGATCTTTTCGTACTCGGCCGTGACCTTGGCGTCCGACACCGGGTGCTTGGCCAGATAGTCGGCCATCAGCGCGCGCACCAGGATGCCCTGGCGAGCCAGTTCGATCTCGGTCTGCACGTCGGCCTGCTTGGCGATGCCGTTGGATTCGGCGGCCTGCACGAAGATCTGGCGGTTGATCATTTCCTGCTTGACCTGCTCGCGCAGCTGCGGGGAATCCGTAGCGCCCTGGGTGACCAGAAGCTTGACGAATTGATCCAGGCTCTTCTGCGGAATGGCCTTGCCGTTGACGGTTGCCACGTTCTGGGCAAAAGCCGGCAGGGCGATGGCGCAAGCGGCGGCCAGCATGACGATGCGTTTCATGAAAGTCCTTTTACCTTCTATTTGGGAGCCTGTGCGTCTAGCGCAAGCGCATGGATCGGATAGGGGATCAAATCTTGCAAATGATGATACACCAGCCTATGGCGGGCGACGGCGGACTGCCCGGCGAAGCAGGGCGCCACAATCAGCACGCGGTAGTGGCCGGCGCCGTTTTTACTTCCTTCATGGCCTGCGTGCAAATAGGACTCGTCTTGAATTTCAAGACTGACCGGTTCCAGCGCGGCCAGGCGCTCCCGGATCAGGGCGATGCGGTCGGTGGTTTCTGACATGTTGGTAGGGTAGAGGTTCCGCCGTCGACCGCCCGCGCGGGACGTCGATGGCGGAAAAAATGAGGGGTCAGGGTTGCGGCTTGCCGCCGGACGCGCCGGAATCGGACGACGTCTCTTCGCCGGGCTGGATATGTTTGCCCAGCCAGAGCGATTGGCCGATCACGAACACGATCATCAGGCCCATCAGGCCGAAGGCCTTGAAGCTGACCCATTGCGACTCGGTGAACTGGCCGGAGAAGGCCACGTACAGGTTGAGCGCGCCGGCCACCAGGAAGAAACCCGCCCAGACCAGGTTGAGCTTTTCCCAGGCCGGGTCGGGCAGCTGGATCTGCTTTTCCATCAGGCCGCGGATCAGGTTGCGGCGGAAGAACAGCCGCGCCAGCACCAGCGCGCCGCCGAACAGCCAGTACAGCACGGTCGGCTTCCACTTGATGAAGACATCGCTGTGCAGCCAGATGGTGGCGCCGCCGAACACCAGGATCACGGTCAGGTTGATCCAGTGCATGGCCTCGATGGCCTTGCCGGTGAGCTTGAGCCAGACGATCTGCAGCACGGCGGCCGCCATGGCGACGCCGGTGGCGATGAAGATGTCCGCATACCGGTAGGCGACAAAGAACAGGATCAGCGGGAACAGGTCGAACAGGAACTTCTTCATGCGGGGCTTCAGTCTTCCAGCGGTTCAAACGTCATCGACAGCGAATTGATGCAATAGCGCAGCCCGGTGGGCTCGGGGCCGTCGGGGAAGACGTGGCCCAGGTGGGCGTCGCAGATATTGCACAGCACCTCGGTGCGCACCATGCCGTGGCTGATGTCGCGCTCTTCACGCACCCGCGCCGGGTCGATCGGCTCGAAGTAGCTGGGCCAGCCACAGCCGGCGTCGAATTTGGTGTCGGAAGCGAACAGCGGCGTGCCACAGCCCACGCAGCGGTAGATGCCGTGGGTGAACGTGTTCCAGTAGCGGCCGGTGAAGGCGCGTTCCGTACCTTTTTGGCGGGCGACGACGTATTCTTCCGGTGACAGCTGGGCCCGCCATTCAGCGTCGGATTTGCGTACTTTGTCCATATATAGCGCTCTTGGAGTCCCGAGGCCCGGAATGGTTCGGGCATAATCCCGCCCCATGTTAATCCAGTTTGACCAGGTGGTCGTTTCCACGCCGCAAGCCGAGGTGCTGCGCGGGCTCAGCCTGACGCTGGCACAGCGCCGCGTCGGCATCGTCGGCCCGAACGGCGCCGGCAAGAGCACGCTGGCGCGCCTGCTCAACGGCCTGGCCTTGCCGACCTCGGGCCGGGTCAGCGTGGACGGGCTGGATACGCGCCAGGACCTGAAAGCCGTGCGGCGACGGGTCGGCTTCGTGTTTCAGAATCCCGAAAACCAGATCGTCTTTCCCATCGTGCGCGAAGACCTGGCTTTCGGCCTGAAACAGCTGGAACCCGACCGCGCCCGCCGCGAGGCCCGCATCGAGGATCAGTTGCAACGCCTGGGCGTGGCTCACCTGGCGGACCGGGCCAGCCACAGCCTGTCCGGGGGCGAGCGCCAGTTGGTCGCCCTGGCCGCGGTGCTGGTGATGGATCCGGCGCTGGTGGTGTTCGACGAACCGACCACCCAACTGGACCTGCGCAATCGCAACCGCGTCCGCGATGCGATCGCCGGGCTGGCCCACGACGCCGTCGTGGTCAGCCACGACCTGGCGCTGCTGGAGGATTTCGACCGGGTGCTGGTGATCGCCGATGGACGCGTCGCCGCCGACGACCAGCCGGCCGCCGCCCTGCGCTGGTACCGTGATCATTTCGCCTGAGGGCGGCCGCCCATGCTCGAACCGCTCTATATCGCAGGCAATTCCCGACTGCACCGGCTGCCTGCCGGACTGAAGCTGCTGGCGCTGTGCGCGGCGGGGGCGGGGCTGTTCGCGCTGCGCGATCCGCGCTGGCTGGGCCTGGCGTTGGCCGTGGCCGCCGGGTTGGTCTGGTCCAGCGGCGCCGGGGCCGCGCTGCTCTTGCGCCAATTGCGCGGCCTGGCGTGGGTTCTGCTGGCGCTGGGATTGTTCACCGGCTTTTTCCAAGGTTGGGTCGAGGCGCTGGCGGTGCTGCTGCGGGTCGGCGCGATGGTGGGGCTGGCGCTGGCCGTGACGCTGACCACGCGCACCGCCGATCTGATCGCGGTATGTGAATGGGCGCTGCTGCCCTTGCAGCGCCTGGGCCTGCTCGATGCCGGTAAGGTGGCGCTGGCCCTGGCGCTGGCGCTGCGCTTCGTTCCCGAGATCTGGCGCAATTTCCATGAGATCCGCGAGGCGCAGGCCGCGCGCGGGCTCGGCGCCAATCCCCTGGCGCTGATCGTGCCGCTGATCGTCCTGACGCTGAAGCGGGCGCAGGAAGTCTCCGAAGCCATCGACGCGCGCAGTCCCTGAACGCGACGCCTCTTGACCGCGCTTTCATCATCCGGGAAGAATCATCCGGGAAAATCGTCCCTAGGGAGGGGAATGCCATGAAATCCAACAATACCGTGCTGGTGGCGCTGTTCGCGGCGCTCATCGTGGTGCTGAGCCTGGTGCCGCCGATTCCGCTGCCGGCCATTCCGGTGCCGGTCACGCTGCAGACGCTGGGCGCCATGCTGGCCGGCGCCATGCTGGGGCCGGTGCGCGGGGCGCTGGCCTGCCTGCTGTATCTGGCGCTGGCGGCCATCGGCCTGCCGGTGCTGCCGGGTGGACGCGGCGGGATGGGGGCCTTCCTGGGGCCGACCGGCGGATTCCTGATCGGCATGCCGATCGGCGCCTTTGTCACGGGCTGGCTGGCGCGCCGGCTGGCGGGCCGGGCGCCTGGCACCTGGGCCGGCGTGGCGGGCTATGCGGTCGCCTGCGTGGTCGGTGGCATCGCGGTGGTGTATGCCTGCGGCGTGCCCTGGCTGGCCTCTGTCGCCAAGATGGACCTGGGCAAGGCGGCGCTGGCCGTGGCCGTGTTCGTGCCCGGCGATCTGATCAAGGCAGCCGTGGCCGCCTGGGTGGCGTCGCGCGTGGCGCGCGTCTGGCCCATGCCGGGCCGTTGAGGCTCGCGGGCGGACGCATGAGGACAGGGAATCCCCCAACTGACGCATGGGGGGCTTTCCAGTACAAGTTCGCCATTGACGAATGCGTTCGCTGAGTTTCGGTTTCCGTAGCACATCAGGGATTTACCGTAGTTGCGCCGCATCATGTGATACTGATTTAACCCTATAATATTTTTTTCTGTATAACTTTAACTAGGCTCGCTTCGCCTCAAACGAGGCACCAAAAGAAGAGCCGCCACAGGAGACAAAACATGCGCAAGCATTTCGGCTTGACCGCGGCCGCCGCCGCCGTTGCCCTGACTCTTCCGCTGCTGGCCAGCGCCCAGGTCAAGGTCGGCGTGACGGTGTCCAGCACCGGCCCCGCCGCCTCGCTGGGCATCCCCGAGCGCAACACGGTCGCCCTGCTGCCGAAGGAAGTGGCCGGCCAGAAGATCGAATGGATCGTCCTGGACGACGCCACCGACACGACGCAAGCCGTCAAGAACTCGCGCAAGCTCGCCTCCGACGACAAGGTCGACGTGCTGATCGGCACCTCGGTGACGCCGGGCTCGCTGGCCATGGTCGACGTGGCCGCCGAAGCCAAGGTGCCGATGATCAGCGTGGCCGCCAGCGCCAAGATCGTCGAGCCGGTCGACGACAAGCGCCGCTGGGTCTTCAAGACTCCGCAGAACGACGCCCTGATGGCCGGTGCGCTGGCCGACGCCATGTCCAAGTCCAAGGTCAAGACGCTGGGCTTCATCGGCTTCGCCGACGCCTACGGCGACGGCTGGCTGGACGTGATGCAGAAGGCCGCCAAGGCCAAGGGCATCGAGATCGTCTCGATCGAAAAATACAGCCGCACCGACACCAGCGTGACCGGCCAGGTTCTGAAGCTGGTCGGCGCCAAGCCCGACGCCATCCTGATCGCCGGCGCCGGCACGCCCTCGGCCCTGCCGCAAAAGGAACTGCGCGCGCGTAACTATGGCGGCGTGATCTACCAGACCCACGGCGCCGCCAACAACGATGTGCTGCGCGTCTGCGGCAAGGATTGCGACGGCATGTTCCTGCCGGCCGGCCCGCTGCTGGTCGCCGCTCAGCTGCCTGACAGCAACCCGGTCAAGAAGTCGGCCCTGGCCTACGTCGAGACCTACGAGAAGGCCCACGGCGCCGGTTCGACCAACACCTTCGGCGGCCATATGTGGGACGCCGGCCAGCTGGTCGTGGCCGCCTTGCCCGCCGCGTTGAAGACCGGCGCCAAGCCCGGCACGCCGGAGTTCCGCGTGGTCATGCGCGACGCGCTGGAAAGCATCAAGGACCTGCCCGCTTCCCAGGGCGTGTTCAACATGTCGCCCACCGACCACGCGGGCTTCGATGAACGCTCGCGCGTCATCGTCAAGGTCGAAGGCGGCAAGTGGGTGTACCAGCCGGGCCTGTAAGGCGCGGCTCGCCTGTTCACAGGGCGCCCGCAAGCGGCGCCCGCGCCATGCGACGCGACGGTCCTTCCGGCCGGCGCGTCGCATCGGTGTTCCGGGCGCGGCCGGAACACCCAAGCAATCACAAGGTAGTTGTTCGATGGATTCCTCAATTGCGCTGATTCTGCTGCAGGACGGTGTGGTCAACGGCGCTATCTATGCCCTCCTGGGCATGGCTCTGGTGCTGGTTTTCGCCGTCACGCGCGTCATCTTCATTCCCCAGGGCGAGTTCGTGGCGTTCGGCGCGCTGACGCTGGCCATGCTGGTCGACGGCAAGGTGCCCGGCACCGCCTATCTGCTGCCCCTGCTGGGCGTGGTCGCGCTGGCGCTGGAAGTGCTGCGCGCCGTGCGCACCCGCAACGCCGCCGGGCTGCCCAAGGCCTTTGTCGCCTGTCTCGTCCTGCCGCTCGCGCTGCTTTGGCTGACGCAGAGCTATGTCGCGCCCGGCACGTCGCTGTGGCTGAACATGCTGCTGACGCTGGCGCTGGTCATTCCGATGGGCCCGATGGTCTATCGCATCGTCTATCAGCCGCTGGCCGAAGCCACCGTGCTGGTGCTGCTGATCGTGTCGGTGGCCGTGCACTTCGCGCTGACCGGCCTGGCCCTGGTGTTCTTCGGCGCCGAAGGCTGGCGCACGCCGGCGTTCGTGAGCGGCCAGGTGGACCTGGGCTTCATGACCTGGTCGGCCCAGAGCCTGTTCGTGGTCGCGACCTGCGCCATCCTGATCGTCGGCCTGTGGCTGTTCTTCGGCAAGACGCTGTACGGCCGCGCGCTGCGCGCCACCGCCGTCAACCGTCGCGGCGCGCGCCTGGTGGGCATCAGCACCACCATGTCGGGCAGCCTGACCTTCACGCTGGCCACCGCCATCGGCGCGATGTCGGGCATGCTGATCGCTCCGATCACCACGGTCTATTACGACACCGGCTTCCTGATCGGCCTGAAGGGCTTCGTCGGCGCCATCATCGGCGGCCTGGCGAGCTATCCCGTGGCGGCCGCCGGCTCGCTGCTGGTGGGCGTGCTGGAATCGTTCTCGTCGTTCTGGGCCAGCGCCTACAAGGAAGTCATCGTCTTCACCCTGATTATCCCGGTTCTGGTCTGGCGTTCGTTCAGCAGCCATCACGTGGACGAAGAGGAATAAACGTCATGAACCGCATTTTGCTTATCGTCTTCGTCGTCGCGCTGGCGGCGCTGCCTCTGGTGCCGGCCACGCCCGAGTTCTGGGTGACCCAGCTGAACTACATCGGGCTGGCCAGCCTGGTGGTGCTGGGCCTGGTGCTGCTCACCGGCGTGGGCGGCCTGACCTCGTTCGGCCAGGCGGCCTTCGTCGGCCTGGGCGCCTACACCACGGCCTTCCTGACCACCCAGTACGACGTGTCGCCGTGGCTGGCCCTGCCGGCCGGCCTGGTGCTGACCGGCGTGGTCGCCTACCTGGTGGGCGCGATCACGCTGCGCCTGTCCGGCCACTACCTGCCGCTGGGCACCATCGCCTGGGGGCTGTCGCTGTACTTCCTGTTCGGCAACATCGACTGGCTGGGCAAGCACGACGGCATCGCCGGCATCGAGCCCATCAGCATCTTCGGCATCTCGCTGGCCAGCGGCCGTCACATCTATTTCCTGATCTGGGCCTTCGTGCTGCTGGCGCTGCTGGCCACGCGCAACCTGCTGAACTCGCGTCCCGGGCGCGCCATCCGCGCGCTCAAGAGCGGCGCGGGCATGGCCGAGTCCATGGGTGTGAACACGGCCGCGTACAAGGTCGTGATCTTCGTCTGGGCCGCGCTGCTGGCCTGCGTGTCGGGCTGGCTGTATGCGCACATGCAGCGCGCCGTCAGCCCCAGCCCGTTCGGCATCAACTACGGCATCGAGTACCTGTTCATGGCGGTGGTCGGCGGCGCTGGCTACGTCTGGGGCGCGCTGCTGGGCTCGACCGTCATCCTGGTGCTGAAGGACCAGTTGCAGAACTGGCTGCCCAAACTGCTGGACACCAATGCCAACTTCGAGATGATCGTCTTCGGCGTGCTGCTGATCCTGATGCTGCAATACGCGCGCAACGGCCTGTGGCCGATCCTGGCCAATTGGTGGGATGGCCTTACCGGCGCCGACGGCTCGCGCCGCAACCTGGCGCCGCCGGCGCCCGCGCCCGCCTTGCCGGCGCGCCAGCGTCCGCAACCCGGCCAGGTCGTGCTGGAAGTGGATGCCATCCGCAAGGAATTCGGCGGCCTGGTGGCGGTCAACGACATCAGCTTCAAGGTCAGCTCCGGCGAGATCATGGGCCTGATCGGCCCGAACGGCGCCGGCAAGAGCACCTCCTTCAACCTGATCAGCGGCGTGCTGCCGGTCACGCGCGGCCAGGTCCGCTTCATGGGCGAGCGCATCGACAACCGCTCGGCGCGCGAGATCGCCAAGCTGGGCGTGGGACGCACCTTCCAGCACGTGCAGCTGTTGCCGGGCATGACGGTGCTGGAGAACGTGGCGCTGGGCGCGCACCTGCGCTCTGACGTGGGCGTGCTGGCTGGCGCGCTGCACAGCGACCGCGCCCGCGAAGCCCAGCTGCTGCACGAGGCGGCCGAGCAGGTCAAGCGCGTGGGCCTGGGCGAGTACCTGTACGAGCAGGCGGGCAACCTGGCCCTGGGCCAGCAGCGCATCCTGGAGATCGCGCGCGCGCTGGCCGCCGATCCGGTGCTGCTGTTGCTGGACGAACCCGCAGCCGGCCTGCGCTACAAGGAAAAGCAAGACCTGGCCCGCGTGCTGGAACAATTGCGCGCCGAAGGCATGAGCATTCTGCTGGTTGAACACGATATGGATTTTGTGATGCGCCTGACCAACCACCTGGTGGTGATGGATTTCGGCACCAAGCTGGCCGAAGGCGTGCCGGCCGAGGTGCAGCAGAACCCGGCGGTGCTGGAAGCCTACCTGGGCGGCATCGACGACGACCTGCCCGAGGCCGACCAGGCCAAGCCCGTTGCCGCCGGAGGTGTGCAATGAGCGCGCAACAGAAACCGGTGCTGGAAGTCAGCAACCTGTCGGCCCGCTACGGCAAGGTCGGCGCGCTGGTCGGCGCCACGCTGACCGTGCCGGCCGGTAGCATCGTCACCGTGATCGGCGCCAACGGCGCCGGCAAGTCCACCATGTTGAACGCGGTGATGGGTTCGCTGCCGCACACCGGCCATGCCGCCGGCGCGGTGCACTATTCGGGCACCGATGTGTCGGGCTGGCAGGTCGAGCGCCGCGTGGCCGCGGGCATGTCGCTGGTGCCGGAGCGCCGCGAGCTGTTCGGCACCATGTCGGTCGAGGACAATCTGCTGCTGGGCGGTTTCCGCCGCTACCGCGCGCGCGAGAGCGGCTGGCGCGACACGCTGAACGAAGTGTTCGACCTGTTCCCGCGCCTGCGCGAGCGCCGCGCCCAGCAGGCCGGCACGCTGTCGGGGGGCGAGCGCCAGATGCTGGCGGTGGGCCGCGCGCTGATGGCCAAGCCCCAGCTGCTGATGCTGGACGAGCCCAGCCTGGGCCTGGCGCCGCGCATCGTGCGCGAGATCTTCCACATCATCGCGCGCCTGCGCGAGACCGGCGTGGCTATCCTGCTGGTCGAGCAGAATGCGCGTGCCGCGTTGCAGGTGGCCGATTACGGCTACGTGCTGGAAACCGGCGAAGTCACGCTGCACGGCCCGGCCCGCGAGCTGGCCGGCGATCCCAAGGTCATCGAGAGCTATCTCGGCCTGGGCAAGGGCGGCGACAAGTCCGAAGGCTGATCGCCTCTGAAGCCGCGGCGGCCGGGCCGTCGCGGCGGGCGCTTCAGCGCTCGAATACCTCCACCACGCGGAAGCGCTCGCAGGCGAGCAGCATGTCGGGGCGGTAGCCGCCGTTGCGCTCGAAGTAGGCGATGTGCCCGTCGCGCCACGCTTCATACGGGCCTTCCCCCTCCGCCACCGCGAAGGCTTCGTCCACCTGGTCGAAGCGCTGGATCACCACACTGACCGTCTCGATCACGCAGGCTGGGCGGCCCTGGCCGTCCAGCACCACGTCGCGCCGGCCCACCGTCGGCGCCGGTTCCTTGTCGTTGAAGTCGCGCATCGCTCCGCACGTGGCGGTCTTGGCGCCGGACAGCACCAGGGCCAGCAGCTCGTCGGCCAGTTCGGGGCTGTCACCGAACTGGAAGGTCACGGCGTTCTCGTAAGGGGCGGGCGGTTTCATGCGGGGAGATTCCAATCCAGTATCAGTTCCTGGCCCATGGCGGGGTCCGAGGTCGAGGGTTTGCCGGTTTCCAGGCGTCCGGCCAGGCGGCGCAGGAAGGCGGCGGCGGGCGTGTCCGTCAGCGTGACGGCGCAGTCGTACCAGCCGCCCAGGCGGCCGACGTCCCAATCGCATTGCGACGTGGCGCCCGCGGCCACGCGCCGCGTCTGCGCGCGTTGCCCATAGGCGGCGTCCGCGATATGGAACTCGACGGCGCGTTTGCCCGGGTTGGTCAACGTCAGGCGCAGGCGTGCGCCGGGCGCATCATAGCTGGCCTGGATGTCTGGCGCGGCCTGCGCGCCGGCGGCGAGACGTCCGGCGAAGTGGCGATGGAAACCGTTGGGGCCGAGCACCCACAGGTCATAGCGGCCGTCGTCCGTCGCCGTGTCCCAGATGCCGTCCAGGCGCTTGCCGGCCTCGACGGTATAGCGCCGTGGTCCGCGCTCCAGATGCAGCCGGTCGTAGACATGCAGCACGGCGCCGGCCGCGCCGGGATTGTCCAGGCGCAGCGTCAGCGCGTGGTCGCGCGCTGTCGCATGCGCGTGCAGCGCATAGGGCAGGGCGCGCGAGGGCCGCAGGCCGGGCTGCTGGCGGGCGGGCGGCGGCTGGTCCGGCGCGGTGGGCGTGGCGGTGCCGGGCAGCGCGGCCGCGCGCGCGGCCCGCGCGGCGGTTGCCGGAAGGGTTGTTCCGGGAACGGCGGGCTCGCTCGCGCTGAAGTCGAACAGCGAGGTCAGGTCGCCGCAGACGGCGCGGCGCCAGGGCGAGATGTTGGGTTCGGCCACGCCGAAGCGTTGCTCGATGAAGCGCAGCACCGAGGTGTGGTCGAAGACCTGCGAGTTGACCCAGCCGCCGCGCGACCAGGGCGACAGCGCGTACATGGGCACGCGCGGTCCCAGGCCATAGACGCCGTGCCGATGCGCGGGCGTATCGTCGGATTCCACGCCCGCGATGATCTCGTGGTATTCGCCGCGCGTGTCCACCGTCGAGGCGCCGGCCAGCGCGCCGCGCGCATCGCGCGAGGGCGGGGCGGGCGGCGGCATGTGGTCGAAGAAGCCGTCGTTCTCGTCGAACATCAGCAGCAGCACCGTGCGGCTCCAGACCTGTGGATTGGCGGTCAGCGCGTCCAGCACGCGCGCCACATAGTCGGCGCCCTGGGCCGGGCTGGACGGGCTGGGATGCTCGGAGCCGGCCTTGGTGGGGCAGATCCACGATACCTGCGGCAGCGTGCCGTCCAGCGCGTCCTGGCGCAGCCG
The Achromobacter sp. AONIH1 DNA segment above includes these coding regions:
- a CDS encoding septation protein A: MKKFLFDLFPLILFFVAYRYADIFIATGVAMAAAVLQIVWLKLTGKAIEAMHWINLTVILVFGGATIWLHSDVFIKWKPTVLYWLFGGALVLARLFFRRNLIRGLMEKQIQLPDPAWEKLNLVWAGFFLVAGALNLYVAFSGQFTESQWVSFKAFGLMGLMIVFVIGQSLWLGKHIQPGEETSSDSGASGGKPQP
- a CDS encoding energy-coupling factor ABC transporter ATP-binding protein, with product MLIQFDQVVVSTPQAEVLRGLSLTLAQRRVGIVGPNGAGKSTLARLLNGLALPTSGRVSVDGLDTRQDLKAVRRRVGFVFQNPENQIVFPIVREDLAFGLKQLEPDRARREARIEDQLQRLGVAHLADRASHSLSGGERQLVALAAVLVMDPALVVFDEPTTQLDLRNRNRVRDAIAGLAHDAVVVSHDLALLEDFDRVLVIADGRVAADDQPAAALRWYRDHFA
- the msrB gene encoding peptide-methionine (R)-S-oxide reductase MsrB; this translates as MDKVRKSDAEWRAQLSPEEYVVARQKGTERAFTGRYWNTFTHGIYRCVGCGTPLFASDTKFDAGCGWPSYFEPIDPARVREERDISHGMVRTEVLCNICDAHLGHVFPDGPEPTGLRYCINSLSMTFEPLED
- a CDS encoding biotin transporter BioY, translated to MKSNNTVLVALFAALIVVLSLVPPIPLPAIPVPVTLQTLGAMLAGAMLGPVRGALACLLYLALAAIGLPVLPGGRGGMGAFLGPTGGFLIGMPIGAFVTGWLARRLAGRAPGTWAGVAGYAVACVVGGIAVVYACGVPWLASVAKMDLGKAALAVAVFVPGDLIKAAVAAWVASRVARVWPMPGR
- a CDS encoding branched-chain amino acid ABC transporter permease, producing MDSSIALILLQDGVVNGAIYALLGMALVLVFAVTRVIFIPQGEFVAFGALTLAMLVDGKVPGTAYLLPLLGVVALALEVLRAVRTRNAAGLPKAFVACLVLPLALLWLTQSYVAPGTSLWLNMLLTLALVIPMGPMVYRIVYQPLAEATVLVLLIVSVAVHFALTGLALVFFGAEGWRTPAFVSGQVDLGFMTWSAQSLFVVATCAILIVGLWLFFGKTLYGRALRATAVNRRGARLVGISTTMSGSLTFTLATAIGAMSGMLIAPITTVYYDTGFLIGLKGFVGAIIGGLASYPVAAAGSLLVGVLESFSSFWASAYKEVIVFTLIIPVLVWRSFSSHHVDEEE
- a CDS encoding peptidylprolyl isomerase — encoded protein: MKRIVMLAAACAIALPAFAQNVATVNGKAIPQKSLDQFVKLLVTQGATDSPQLREQVKQEMINRQIFVQAAESNGIAKQADVQTEIELARQGILVRALMADYLAKHPVSDAKVTAEYEKIKKEQAGKMEYKVRHILVEDEKTANDLLTQLKGNKGKFDDLAKKNSKDPGSAEKGGDLGWAPPTNYVQPFAQAVTQLKKGQLVDKPVQTQFGWHIIQVDDTRPVQFPPLDQVRPQIEEMLRQQTLADYQKDLREKAKIQ
- a CDS encoding alpha/beta fold hydrolase; amino-acid sequence: MTRPARADPCQAIGETRIESMALDGGGRIAPARVAWRRYGPEPAQARAVVLLLHGISGSQQALAPVSGEVHPDAGWASGWLGPGAALDTRHTCVLAPNALGSCFGSSAPDAELPASFPDFTITDSVRLQGLWLRALGVARLDAVVGYSYGGYQAFQWALDPPVPLGRALALASGPRGGGSWSDVIALRRLAAARRAGDALAQEQWVAARRDALMRYGRGLWLADAGAPEPGQALDAEARAWAARFSPWSMAALRAAACRHDVRHALASLRAPLYWLRCASDLLFPPGDETALPPCVHPMTVAGRYGHASPALEGPLWDVCLRRALA
- a CDS encoding BolA family transcriptional regulator, with product MSETTDRIALIRERLAALEPVSLEIQDESYLHAGHEGSKNGAGHYRVLIVAPCFAGQSAVARHRLVYHHLQDLIPYPIHALALDAQAPK
- a CDS encoding TauD/TfdA family dioxygenase: MKAQALSPLIGAEVRGVDLETLDDAAFVAVNELFLKHQLLVFKDQQLSPEGQLRFSRRFGELDIHVLAQYNHPEYPEIFVLSNEVKNGVPAGIADGGSYWHSDFAFRECPAKATILNAQTIPPEGGNTLFINMYRAYDTLDDAIKAQLDGLKAVHRYRPRSSRADEGTRVVMDATQLAETPDVEHPIACTHPETGMKALYVHPGMTAEVAGWGAEDSRELLERLFAHCTQPESQYALQWSPGDVVMWDNRCVMHKATTRELPASLRRTIYRTTVMGERPV
- a CDS encoding energy-coupling factor transporter transmembrane protein EcfT, translating into MLEPLYIAGNSRLHRLPAGLKLLALCAAGAGLFALRDPRWLGLALAVAAGLVWSSGAGAALLLRQLRGLAWVLLALGLFTGFFQGWVEALAVLLRVGAMVGLALAVTLTTRTADLIAVCEWALLPLQRLGLLDAGKVALALALALRFVPEIWRNFHEIREAQAARGLGANPLALIVPLIVLTLKRAQEVSEAIDARSP
- a CDS encoding ABC transporter substrate-binding protein — its product is MRKHFGLTAAAAAVALTLPLLASAQVKVGVTVSSTGPAASLGIPERNTVALLPKEVAGQKIEWIVLDDATDTTQAVKNSRKLASDDKVDVLIGTSVTPGSLAMVDVAAEAKVPMISVAASAKIVEPVDDKRRWVFKTPQNDALMAGALADAMSKSKVKTLGFIGFADAYGDGWLDVMQKAAKAKGIEIVSIEKYSRTDTSVTGQVLKLVGAKPDAILIAGAGTPSALPQKELRARNYGGVIYQTHGAANNDVLRVCGKDCDGMFLPAGPLLVAAQLPDSNPVKKSALAYVETYEKAHGAGSTNTFGGHMWDAGQLVVAALPAALKTGAKPGTPEFRVVMRDALESIKDLPASQGVFNMSPTDHAGFDERSRVIVKVEGGKWVYQPGL